Proteins encoded within one genomic window of Onychostoma macrolepis isolate SWU-2019 chromosome 11, ASM1243209v1, whole genome shotgun sequence:
- the id1 gene encoding DNA-binding protein inhibitor ID-1 yields MKVVGPTCALKSSKVGGEDVVRCLSDQSLAISKCKIPLLDEQMTMFLQDMNSCYSKLKELVPTLPTNKKASKMEILQHVIDYIWDLQVELESKKNQSSAPRTPLTTLNAELASISVENGCSDDRIMCR; encoded by the coding sequence atgaaagttGTGGGACCTACCTGCGCGCTGAAGAGCAGCAAAGTTGGAGGGGAAGATGTTGTCCGCTGCCTCTCTGACCAGAGCCTGGCCATCTCCAAATGCAAAATCCCGCTGCTAGACGAGCAAATGACCATGTTTCTTCAGGACATGAACAGCTGCTACAGCAAACTGAAAGAGCTGGTGCCCACGCTACCGACCAACAAGAAAGCCAGCAAGATGGAGATCCTGCAGCACGTTATTGATTACATCTGGGACTTGCAGGTGGAGCTGGAAAGCAAGAAGAACCAGAGCTCCGCTCCCAGAACTCCCCTCACGACTCTGAACGCGGAACTGGCCAGCATTTCTGTTGAG